The uncultured Methanoregula sp. genomic sequence TTGATGGAATAAAAAATTGATGAGACCTTTTAATGAGATCAACAAACGATATTTCCGATCTTGAAGAAAAAGCACGGACTATTAGGAAATCTGTTGTCAATATGATCTTCGAAGCGGGAACCGGACACCCGGGGGGATCTCTTTCCTGCGTTGATATTATTACGGTCCTCTATTTCCATCAGATGCATCATAACCCTGCGGATCCTAAATGGATTGATCGCGATATTTTTGTTCTGTCAAAAGGACATGCCGCCCCAACTTTATATGCCACGCTTGCAGAATGTGGCTATTTTTCTGCCGGGGAGTTGCTTTCATTACGAAAACTGGATAGTTTATTACAGGGACATCCGGAGATTACGATTCCCGGTGTAGAAGTATCAACCGGATCTCTTGGGCAGGGGTTATCAATTTCATGCGGAATCGCGCTTTCAGCAAAAATCGATAATAAAAAATCCCGCGTATATACATTACTTGGAGATGGAGAATGCAATGAAGGCCAAATCTGGGAAGCGGCAATACTTGCATCACATTATAAACTGGACAATTTAACAGCAATCGTGGATCGTAATGGTCTGCAGATTGACGGGCCTACTGAAAAAGTCATGAGCCTTGAGCCAATCGCCGGGAAATGGAAGGAATTTGGCTGGCACGTCATTGAGATTGATGGGAATAAAATTGCAGAGATTCTGGAATCATTCGAGACCGCGAAACGGATTAAAGGTAAACCAACGGTCATTATCGCACATACCCTCAAAGGAAAAGGGGTGTCATTCATGGAGTGGGTCTGTGCATTCCATGGAAAAACACTGAATAAAGACGAGATGAAAGTTGCCCTGAACGAACTGGAGGGGGAGTAATCCATGGACTTGAAATCTACCCGCGATGCCTATGGAGAGGCATTACTTCAACTGGGGGATAACTCAAGAGTTGTTGTACTGGATGCAGATTTATCCACTTCCACACAAACAAACAAGTTTGGAGCTAAATATCCGTCGCGTTTTATCAATGTGGGCTGTGCAGAACAAAATCTGATGGGTGTTGCGGCGGGACTCGCAATCACAGGAAAAATCCCCTTTGCCAGCACCTATGCAATCTTTTCCATGAGAGCCTGGGAACAAATACGGAATACGATAGCACACGATGGATTATCGGTAAAAATTGCAGTAAGTCATGCCGGATTGACTAATGGGCCGGACGGGGCGTCACACCAGTCACTGGAAGATATTGCACTCATGCGAGTGATTCCGAAAATGAGCGTCATCGTTCCCTGTGATGCTGTTGAAGCCAGATCTGCAGTAATCTTC encodes the following:
- a CDS encoding transketolase; translated protein: MRSTNDISDLEEKARTIRKSVVNMIFEAGTGHPGGSLSCVDIITVLYFHQMHHNPADPKWIDRDIFVLSKGHAAPTLYATLAECGYFSAGELLSLRKLDSLLQGHPEITIPGVEVSTGSLGQGLSISCGIALSAKIDNKKSRVYTLLGDGECNEGQIWEAAILASHYKLDNLTAIVDRNGLQIDGPTEKVMSLEPIAGKWKEFGWHVIEIDGNKIAEILESFETAKRIKGKPTVIIAHTLKGKGVSFMEWVCAFHGKTLNKDEMKVALNELEGE